From Bradyrhizobium erythrophlei:
CGTTCTGCTGCAGCTTCTGCACCTCGACCTCGGCCAGCATGCGCTGCTCGATCGAGTGCAGATAATTGGCGGAGAATTCGATGTTCTCGAGCTGCACGCTCTCGATGATGATCATCGGGTCGTATTTCAGCGTCTCCGTGATGGCGTCCTTGATCGCGCCGTTGAGCGCGCCGCGTTCCTGGATGGCCTTCACCGCGGTGTAACGGCCGAACACGACCTTGACCTGCTGGTTCACTACGGGATTGACGACCTGGTTGACCGCGGTGTCGAGCTGGCCGAATTTGGCGTAGAGGTCCGCCACCTTGTCGGGCGAGGCGCGCAAGGTGACGCTGATCTTCAGGTCGGCCGGCTGCTGGTCGTAGGAATAGGAGTTCATCTTGTCCCAGGTATAGGTCGCGGTCCGAACGCTGATCTTCTGGACGCTGTCGATCAGGGGGATCTTGAAGCCGAGGCCCGGCTGTGCGGTGCCGACGACGGCGCCGTTGCGGAGCAATACGGCGCGCTCGGTCTGATCGACCGTGTACCAGCTGCCGAAAACGATGGTGATCGCGAGCACGCCGATGACGGCCGCGGCAATAATTCCCCTGTTCATGAAATTCTCCCGGGATCAAAAGGATCGAGAAATGCTGCGGCTGCAGGATCATCCGCGGCCATTACGAATTCCCTGTAAAACGTGTCCCTTGGTCGGCCGTTCGCGGCGATTGGTTCAGATCCGCCCGATGACATCAGCCGGATTTTATGAAAATGCCGCGTTCCACGGCATGGAAAGCCCGGCCGCGAGCATGATCGCATCCATAACCAGCCGAAACATTCCGGGCTCGGGCCGCAGCACGAAGCGCCGAAGCGCCGAAGCGCTAGTGAACATCATCGAACCGGGAAATAGCCACCGCCGGCGTGGCAGATATTCATCAGGGAAACCGCGTGAGCATGTTGTCGGCGCGCTCGATCAGCGGTCGGGCGATCTGCCGCCGTCGGGTGCCTTGCGCGATTGATACAATTTGACGACGCCCTGCGCCGTCTGGACGGTCAGGCGGGAAAATCTTGCTTTCAACGCGTCAAGGCGTTGCGCGGAAAGCCTGAAATCCGGCGCGCCAAGAAACAGCAGCGACATCGTGGTCTCCCACGAATAATCGAGTGACTTGGCAAAAATGACGGGCATTTCGCCGGTGCTGTCGATCAATCCCCGCTCGATGACGTTTGCAGGCAGGGAGCACAACAAGGAGAGCGCTATGGTCACTTCCGGGAATCTATGGGACCGGGCATATTCGAGAATATCTTCCTCATGCAGATTGCCGTATCGATGAAGCGCCGAAATGGCTTTTTTTGCGCGAAAATAGTCTGGTGACGCGGGTCCGAACACCGAGTGCAATTGGCTGGTGACGTCCCTGACGAGAGCTCCAACTTCGGTCGCCTGGTCCGGGCGCTCCCGTTCCAGCTTCTTTCTGACTTCGTCGGAGGCTTTTGCGATCAACTGCTGGAAGATCGGCCTTGGAATGTCGCTGCGCTGGCCAAGAATCTCGATCAGGATCGAATCGCGCTCGGACCGCTTTATCAATTTGAGAAATCCCAAATCCGAAAAGCGCGCCCCGGCATTGCTCGCTACCGACTTCACGACCTCCTTGTTGCCAGCCGAAACCAGCACGTCCGTAACCGGTTCGGCGACAGAGTCCCTTTTCGATATCGCGAGAAGGTGTTGCTGACTCCCGGAGCTCGCAACCCAAACCAGGGTTCTCACGTCAACCCGCTTCGATTGCCGGAGAACGGGTTCCGCAACGAGGATCGACTTGTCGGCGGCCAACTTGTTGATGCAATTGACCGGAGCATTGTCTGTAACGGCAAGCCGTCTTGCGAGTTGCGCCCGCGCCACGACCTCGAGGTCGCGCGCGAGCCGCTCGATGATCTGTCCAAAGACCCAGACCTGGTTCTCGGAATATTGACCGGTTATCAGAACATCGGTCGTGTGCCACAACGCCCGCAACAGGCTTTCCTCAGAGCCACGCGAAATCGACTCTTCGAGCTCCTGCAAAAGCGACATGGTGCCATCCATTCGGCCGCTCTAGCTGCTTCAAAAACAAATCTGAAAAACTCTCGCGGATCACGCGCGGCGATGAATATTGCCAACCAATTACCGAACTATCCGAGCCTGGCCTCCCGCGGCTGACGAGTTAGGACATTGCCTAATCGACCAATCTTAGCTTGACCCGGCGAGGAGCTTCCTTTTCACATTTCTCCGCATGGAGTTTTCGCAAGCGGTCGTGTTCGTCCTGGAAATCCTGAAGCGCATGATGCAGGTCAGCTGCAGCCCGGCGCATTTGGCTTCGTATCTCACGGCGTTCAGATAAACCAAGGTGCGTCGATCCCAAATCTTCCCACGCCACCCGGAGCAATTGTTTCAGCCCGAGAATGTTTTTGGCAATCACTTCGAGTTCCGTCATCCGCGTCTCTTGATGACCAATAACCAAATATTCTGTGGACGGCGGCGATTCGCAACGAATTTCGTTGAGGGGGCGTGCGCAGCAATGCAACCGTGGCGATACAGACCGGCTGAGTTTCGCGCCGCTGTGCGCTGCTCAGATAGCGACACACTAGCCAAGTTGCGCCAGGATGGCGCCCGCCGCCGCCTGGTTAACCGGCCCTCACCGCGAAGCCCAAAAGACGCACGATCCCGCGGCTGGATCGTTAAAATTTGAAGCGTATTCAATTCAGATCGCCTTGGAGTTGGAATCAGTCATGAAGCATCACGACACGCCGCCGCTGCCCGTCATCGCCTTTCAAGCCATCGCCAACCTGGCGCCGTGCGATGAGGTGCCGGAGCGGGCGAGTTTCCCCTGGTATGCTTCCACCATGCTGGCCTGCGAATCCTTCGAAGTGATCCGTCTTCGTCTGGAAAAACTGCTGATCGGTGGCGATGACGCGCATCACGAGGCCCGCCTGATGGTGAGCGAGAAGGTCGACGCGATGTTCGAAGCCGGTGCGAGCCTGATGGCCGGCGCGACGCCTGCGTCCATCATCGACCGCTATCGCGAGCATGTTGCGGCGAACAGCAAACGTCTTTCGGCTATTTGAGCACGATCCACGCCGGGGCGTGGTCG
This genomic window contains:
- a CDS encoding prohibitin family protein — its product is MNRGIIAAAVIGVLAITIVFGSWYTVDQTERAVLLRNGAVVGTAQPGLGFKIPLIDSVQKISVRTATYTWDKMNSYSYDQQPADLKISVTLRASPDKVADLYAKFGQLDTAVNQVVNPVVNQQVKVVFGRYTAVKAIQERGALNGAIKDAITETLKYDPMIIIESVQLENIEFSANYLHSIEQRMLAEVEVQKLQQNAEREKVQAQITVTQANAKANAVRAEAQANADATRLNGEAQASNIKITGEAQAAAIEARAKALGTNPNLVTLVQAEKWNGMLPTTMVPGSAVPFVSIK
- a CDS encoding DUF2336 domain-containing protein, encoding MSLLQELEESISRGSEESLLRALWHTTDVLITGQYSENQVWVFGQIIERLARDLEVVARAQLARRLAVTDNAPVNCINKLAADKSILVAEPVLRQSKRVDVRTLVWVASSGSQQHLLAISKRDSVAEPVTDVLVSAGNKEVVKSVASNAGARFSDLGFLKLIKRSERDSILIEILGQRSDIPRPIFQQLIAKASDEVRKKLERERPDQATEVGALVRDVTSQLHSVFGPASPDYFRAKKAISALHRYGNLHEEDILEYARSHRFPEVTIALSLLCSLPANVIERGLIDSTGEMPVIFAKSLDYSWETTMSLLFLGAPDFRLSAQRLDALKARFSRLTVQTAQGVVKLYQSRKAPDGGRSPDR